In Campylobacter massiliensis, the DNA window ATAACCATCTCTGTTCCTTCTGGAAGAGTGATAGAACCTGTAACATCAGTCGTTCTTACATAGAATTGCGGTCTATAGTTATTAAAGAATGGAGTGTGGCGTCCACCTTCTTCTTTTGTTAAAATATAAACTTCGCCCTCAAATTTAGTGTGAGGAGTAATTGATTTAGGTTTGCAAAGAACCATACCGCGCTCAACATCTTCTTTTTTTGTGCCTCTTAGAAGAACGCCTACGTTATCGCCTGCTTCACCTTGGTCCATTTCTTTTCTAAACATCTCGACGCCGGTAACTGTAGTAGTTTGAGTTGGTCTAATACCTACGATTTCGATGGTATCGCCGACTTTTACCACACCTTTTTCAATTCTACCGGTAACAACCGTACCGCGACCAGAAATAGAGAAAACGTCCTCAATAGGCATCAAGAAATCTTTATCTGTTGCGCGTACTGGAGTTGGAATATACTCATCAACTCTAGCCATAAGCTCAAGAACCTTTGCAGACCATTCGCCGTCTGTTCCAGCCTTAGCCTCATTAAGAGCTTGTAGAGCCGAGCCTGCTACGATTGGAGTATCGTCACCAGGGAAGTCGTACTCGTTTAGAAGCTCGCGAATTTCCATCTCAACTAGTTCAAGAAGCTCAGCATCGTCAACCATATCAGCTTTGTTCATGAAAACAACGATATATGGAACGCCTACTTGGCGAGATAGCAAGATGTGCTCTCTGGTTTGAGGCATTGGGCCGTCAGCAGCAGAAACAACCAGGATAGCACCGTCCATTTGAGCCGCACCGGTAATCATGTTTTTAACATAGTCGGCGTGGCCTGGGCAGTCAACGTGAGCATAGTGGCGATTTTCAGTCTCGTACTCGATGTGAGAAGTAGCGATGGTAATACCGCGCTCTTTTTCCTCTGGAGCATTGTCGATATTATCATAGTCTTTTAACTCAGCAAGACCTTTTCTTGAAAGAACAGCAGAAATTGCAGCTGTCAAAGTTGTTTTACCATGGTCAACGTGACCGATAGTACCGATGTTTACGTGTGGCTTGTTACGTGAAAATTTTTCTTTTGCCATCTCTTCCTCCGTAATGATATTTGCAATTCAAATTTATGCTTAATTTTACTTCTCTAAAATCCGTGGAGCTCATAGCGGGACTTGAACCCGCGACCTCTTCCTTACCAAGGAAGTGCTCTACCTCTGAGCCATATGAGCGCTATAAACGCTTGGCGTTAGAGAATTTTTGAAAAGCATAAACAACTAAATGAAATTAAAAAGGTGTGCCGTAGAAAATGTATAAAATTTAATATTTTTATCATCTTACAGCTCCCAGTTTAGTTCCAAAATCTGGAGCGGGAAACGGGGCTCGAACCCGCGACCCTCAGCTTGGAAGGCTGATGCTCTAGCCAACTGAGCTACTCCCGCGCGTAGCATGGTGGTGAGACGTGGATTCGAACCACGGAAGACATAGTCAGCAGATTTACAGTCTGCCCTCGTTGGCCACTTGAGTATCTCACCCTATTTTAAAAATAAATGCTTTGCAATGGTATTTCTGGTCAAACACTGTTATGAAATGGAGCTGGTGAACGGACTTGAACCGCCGACCCACTGCTTACAAGGCAGTAGCTCTACCAACTGAGCTACACCAGCATCCTGATTTATGAAAGTTGGATTATAGCCCAATTTCTTTTCAAAGTCAAGGTTTTTAAGAAAATTATTCCATTTTTTGCATCAATAAAATCAAATTTATCCTATCTTTCGCTCCCGTTTTTTCAAAAATAGTGCCTACATGCGCTTTTACCGTCCTTACGGTTATTTGCAAAATCTCAGCGATTTCTTGATTTGTTAGCCCTTTATAGACTAGTTCCGCTATCTCTTTTTCCTTACTTGTTAGCTTTTCTAGTAAATTTGACGAATTTGATGGCAAAATTTCCTTCGTCATCATTTGTATCATATTTTGTATAAATTCCGGATAGAGCCAAACCTCGCCCCTTTTGATCGCTTCGAGTGCATCTTGAAAATGCACCTCAAGCATACGCGCGTTTGCATAGCCCTTTGCACCAAGGTGCAAAAACTCTCTACCTTCGTTAAATTTAGGCTCATGAGAAAGTATCAAAATTTTAATGCCCTCCTCAGCGCTCAAAAGCTCTCTTGCTTCTTTGTCGGCATCCCAAATATCCACGCAAACTACGTCGTGGTTCTTATCGTAAGCAAGCTCTAAAAATTTATCTTTTTCCTGCGTGACCACGACGTCGCGTCCGACCAGCTTATCTTTTATTTCGTTTATTACGGCTGCATTTCCTGAATACGCCAAAATTCTCATATCCGCGCTCCTATCGTTCTCTCAAAGCGTTTTGTTTAGCTTTTAATATCGGTTTTAGTAAATAATCAAGTACCGTTTTTTTACCGGTTATAATGTCGGCGCTAGCTATCATGCCCACCTTGATGCGAAGCGGTCTATCTTCGCTTCCTAGGTAGTTTTTCTCGGTCGTTATCCTGACTAGATAGTAGCTCTCGCCAGTTTTTTCGTTTGTTTCCGTGTCGGCCGAAATTTGCGTCACTTCGCCCTCTAGTCCGCCGTATATCGCAAAGTCGTAAGCGGTAAGCTTAACCATCGCTTTTAGTCCTTGTCGCAAAAACGCCACGTCCGCAGGCTTTACCTTTACCTCGGCTATCAAGCTATCCTCGACAGGGACGATCTCGGCGATATCCATGCCGGGCTTTATGACGCCAGAGACGGTATTTACCATCAGTTTGCTCACTATGCCGTCCACCGGCGAGCGTACGAGCGTTCTTTCTACTTTGTCGCTCAAATTTACCTGGCTTTCATTTAGCCTAGAAATTTCAGCCGAAACTTCGTTAAATTCTTTCTTTGCGCTATTTTGAAAGGCAAGCTTGGCTTCGGTTATTTTATTTTCCACCTCTTTTATCGTGGACTGTACTCTAGGGATAGAGAGTTTCGCTGCGCTTAGCTCGCCCCTTAGATCGTTTACGCGTCTTTGGAGTTGCAAGTACTCAACCTCGCTCACAAGCCCTTTTCTAAATAACGGCTCGGTTATCTGCTTCTCTTTTTGTAGTAGATTGTAGCTGCTTTGAGTCTGGTCGATCTTGCTCTCAAGCTCCCTTAGCTCGCTTTGGCGCTGTTTTATTTGCTCCTCTAGGATGCCGATTTGCTCCCTTAGCCTTGCTTTGTTCGTATCGTAAAGACTCTTTTCAAATCCGACGAATCGGTCGTAGTCCTTATCTCCCGTCTCTTTAGCATCAAATTCCTCGTCGTTTGACTCGGCGTAAAGGCGCAAGTATTTTGCCTGAAGCTCGTTTAGTCTAAATTTGGACTCGCCGTAGACGCTAGAAAAGCTCTTGTCGTCGATTTTTAACAAAATTTGATTTTTCTTTACTTCATCGCCCGCGCGGACGTAAATTTCCTCGATTATGCCGCCTTCTAAATTTTGCACGATCTGATTTTTGCCGGACGGGATTATCTTGCCGTTGCCGCGGGTGATCTCGTCTATCTGCGCAAACGACGCCCAAACCACTAGCCAAAAAACGGTTATGGCGACGATGTATAAAATTTTCCTAGATCCCGACGGCGCCTTAGCCAGCACCGCCTCCGACAAGCTCGACATAAAGCGAAGATCGTTTGCGTCGTAGTTTTTAGACTGGATGATCTTTTTTATATTTTGAGTCGAAGCTTCTAAATTTTGCCCGATATTTTCTTGTATTTCTAAATTTTTCTTATCCATGCTCGCTACTTTCCGCCAAGCTTAGCTAAAATTTCATCTCTCGGCCCATCTAGCAATATCTTGCCGTTATCGACGACGATGAGTCTATCTACTAGCTCGAGCAGAGACGTTTTGTGCGTGATAAGCAGCATAGTTTTATCTTTCGTGTTAAATTTGAGATTGTTTTTTAGCTTATTTTCCACGCTGCTATCAAGGGAATTAGTCGGCTCGTCGAGCAATATAATCGGACTATCCAGCAAAAATGCGCGCGCTACGGCGATAGCTTGGCGCTGTCCGCCGCTTATGCCCTCGCCACGTTCATGTACCGGCATATCAAAGCCTAGCGGATGCGCGTCTACGTATTCGTCTACGCCGCTAACCTTTGCCGCGCGGATAATCTGCATATCATCGACGTGCGGGGCTTTGTAGACGATGTTGCCTCTTACCGTGCCTTTAAATAAAACCACGTCTTGCGGGACGTAGCCGATATTTCGGCGCAAGTCGGCCGGATCGATTTGATTTATATCGATGCCGTCTATCAGGATCGAGCCCTCAGTCGGCGAATAAAGCCCCAAAATAAGCTTTTCGATAGTTGTTTTTCCAGAGCCGTTTCTGCCGATGATGCCCACCTTTTCGCCTGCGTTTATAGTAAAATTTACCCTATCTAGCGAGGCTTTGGTGCTTTCAGGATAAGTAAAGCATACGTTTTTAAACTCGATCTTGCCGTTAAAGGTATTTCTGCGGACGAATTTTTTACCCTCTGGACGCTCGACGGGCATCTCCATTATCTTTTTTAGGCTTTCGTAGGCGGTTTTCGTCTGCTCGTAGTTTGCCAGCAGGCTCGCAAACTGCCCCATCGGAGCGATAGCGCGCGAGCTAAGCATCACGGCCGCGATGAGTCCGCCCATCGTGAGCTTAGTGTCTTGTATCATATAGACGCCAAAGACGATGATTCCGACCGTATTTAACTGCACGAAAAACGACGTAACCGTATTTATCGACGCCGAGATTAGCTTTGATTTTATGCTTTTGTTTGCTATCTCGCCGGTGGCCTCTTCCCAGTTCCACTGTACGTTTCCGGTCGCGCCCATGGTTTTTATCGTCTCAAGGCCGTTTAGTGTCTCGATCAAAATTCCGTTTTTCTTCGCGCTAGCCTCAAAAGTACTTTTTATGCTGGTTTGGAGCGGATTTTTAATAAAAAGCGTGTAGCAAAGCACGGCCGCCATAAAAAACAGCGGCACAACCACCAAATAGCTCGCGATAAAATAAGTAATCAGCAAAAACAGAATCGCAAACGGAAGGTCGATGAGAACGGCCAAAGTGCTTGAAGTGAAAAAATTTCTAACCGTGTCGAATTCGCGAAGGTTATTAGCAAACGAGCCGACCGATTTTGGCTTAACGGAGAGCTTTATATCCATCACGCGCTCAAAAAGTAACGAGCTCATGATGATGTCGCTTTTCTTGCCAGCGACGTCTAAAAAATACGTGCGTATAAATTTTAAAAACAGATCGATAAGATAAACCACGCCCACGCCAAGAGCTAGCACCCAAAGCGTCTCTACGGCGTTATTCGGCACGACTCGGTCGTAAACGTTCATCGTAAAAAGCGGACTGGCTAAAACGAATAAATTTATCACTATACTAGCTACGATAACGTCGATGTAAATTTTTCTCGAGCGCTTTAGCGTACCCCAAAACCAGTGGCTAGTTTTGGTATCTATCAAATTCGGCTTGTTATCCTCGGGGATAAATTCGCGCTTTAGCAGGTAGCTATAGCCCAGATACTCCTCTTTTAGCTTTTCGATTTCTATCAAATTTGAGCCGTTTGGCATATCGGGAGTTATGATTTTAGCGTGCGTTTTGCCTTCAAAACTCTCTAATATACAAGCCTTTTTGCCGCGCAAAAGCAGGATGCAAGGCAGCACCAAGGGCGAGATATCCTCGACCCGTTTATTTACCAAACTTGAAACAAACCCCGCTCTAGCCGCCGCTCTGGTAAAAAGCGATTTCGAGCCACTAAGCGAAAAAAGCTCGATATCTTCGTTTTCGTTCGTCGGTAGCCCGGCCACCAGCGCATCGGCGGTGTATGGGTTGTTGTGCAGCTTGGTAAATATCACCAAACAATCAAGCAGTTCGTCGTTTTTCTTTTCTTGCATTTTTTATCCGATATTTTCTATTTGAGATATGAAAATACCCTGCAAATAGTCGATTTCTAGGGTATGCAGTCTCTTTTCTTGCTCTTCGTTTTCTACGCCCATGGCTATGATTTTTACGCCCTTGCTTCTCATCATCGCTTCAAACGAGCTTCTTTGCTCGGACGTTCTCTCGCCTAAAAAGTCTATTAAATTTGCCACCGGGATTTTGACGTAATCAGGACTAACGGCATTAAGCCTTTCGATACTTTTCGCGTCAAATCCGAAGTGATCTAGTCCAAAGCCAAAACCAAGAGCGCGCAATCTCTGGTGAAGTCCGTCAAGAACCGCCACGTCGATGTCGTCTTTGTTCGGGATCTCGATGAAAATTTTAGCGGGCGCGTATCGTCTTATCTTTTTGAGCGCATTTTCAAGCTCGGTAAAGTGCTGAGTAGAGTTTAAGATATCCTTGCCCAAATTTAGCGCGTATTGCATAGTTTTAAGCTTACCGTCTCTTAGCATATCGGCAAATTTGTTTAAAACGTAAAGGTCGATATCTACCGCCATCTTTAGCTCGTTTACCATCGGCATAAAGTAGCTCGCCGTCTGCCATCTACCATCGCCGTCGACGAGCCTGATAAACAGCTCGCAGTGCGCTATCTCAGCAAAATTTGACGCCACTTTTTGTCCCGCAAATTTAAACATACGGTTTTTAAGAGAGGTTTCGATGAGCTCTTTATACTCCTCTTTTCCTAGCATGATCTCTTTGTCGCTCTTATAGATCAGGGAGG includes these proteins:
- the tuf gene encoding elongation factor Tu, whose protein sequence is MAKEKFSRNKPHVNIGTIGHVDHGKTTLTAAISAVLSRKGLAELKDYDNIDNAPEEKERGITIATSHIEYETENRHYAHVDCPGHADYVKNMITGAAQMDGAILVVSAADGPMPQTREHILLSRQVGVPYIVVFMNKADMVDDAELLELVEMEIRELLNEYDFPGDDTPIVAGSALQALNEAKAGTDGEWSAKVLELMARVDEYIPTPVRATDKDFLMPIEDVFSISGRGTVVTGRIEKGVVKVGDTIEIVGIRPTQTTTVTGVEMFRKEMDQGEAGDNVGVLLRGTKKEDVERGMVLCKPKSITPHTKFEGEVYILTKEEGGRHTPFFNNYRPQFYVRTTDVTGSITLPEGTEMVMPGDNLKITVELIAPVALEEGTRFAIREGGRTVGSGVVSKILA
- a CDS encoding HlyD family type I secretion periplasmic adaptor subunit; its protein translation is MDKKNLEIQENIGQNLEASTQNIKKIIQSKNYDANDLRFMSSLSEAVLAKAPSGSRKILYIVAITVFWLVVWASFAQIDEITRGNGKIIPSGKNQIVQNLEGGIIEEIYVRAGDEVKKNQILLKIDDKSFSSVYGESKFRLNELQAKYLRLYAESNDEEFDAKETGDKDYDRFVGFEKSLYDTNKARLREQIGILEEQIKQRQSELRELESKIDQTQSSYNLLQKEKQITEPLFRKGLVSEVEYLQLQRRVNDLRGELSAAKLSIPRVQSTIKEVENKITEAKLAFQNSAKKEFNEVSAEISRLNESQVNLSDKVERTLVRSPVDGIVSKLMVNTVSGVIKPGMDIAEIVPVEDSLIAEVKVKPADVAFLRQGLKAMVKLTAYDFAIYGGLEGEVTQISADTETNEKTGESYYLVRITTEKNYLGSEDRPLRIKVGMIASADIITGKKTVLDYLLKPILKAKQNALRER
- a CDS encoding response regulator transcription factor; translated protein: MRILAYSGNAAVINEIKDKLVGRDVVVTQEKDKFLELAYDKNHDVVCVDIWDADKEARELLSAEEGIKILILSHEPKFNEGREFLHLGAKGYANARMLEVHFQDALEAIKRGEVWLYPEFIQNMIQMMTKEILPSNSSNLLEKLTSKEKEIAELVYKGLTNQEIAEILQITVRTVKAHVGTIFEKTGAKDRINLILLMQKME
- a CDS encoding type I secretion system permease/ATPase, with translation MQEKKNDELLDCLVIFTKLHNNPYTADALVAGLPTNENEDIELFSLSGSKSLFTRAAARAGFVSSLVNKRVEDISPLVLPCILLLRGKKACILESFEGKTHAKIITPDMPNGSNLIEIEKLKEEYLGYSYLLKREFIPEDNKPNLIDTKTSHWFWGTLKRSRKIYIDVIVASIVINLFVLASPLFTMNVYDRVVPNNAVETLWVLALGVGVVYLIDLFLKFIRTYFLDVAGKKSDIIMSSLLFERVMDIKLSVKPKSVGSFANNLREFDTVRNFFTSSTLAVLIDLPFAILFLLITYFIASYLVVVPLFFMAAVLCYTLFIKNPLQTSIKSTFEASAKKNGILIETLNGLETIKTMGATGNVQWNWEEATGEIANKSIKSKLISASINTVTSFFVQLNTVGIIVFGVYMIQDTKLTMGGLIAAVMLSSRAIAPMGQFASLLANYEQTKTAYESLKKIMEMPVERPEGKKFVRRNTFNGKIEFKNVCFTYPESTKASLDRVNFTINAGEKVGIIGRNGSGKTTIEKLILGLYSPTEGSILIDGIDINQIDPADLRRNIGYVPQDVVLFKGTVRGNIVYKAPHVDDMQIIRAAKVSGVDEYVDAHPLGFDMPVHERGEGISGGQRQAIAVARAFLLDSPIILLDEPTNSLDSSVENKLKNNLKFNTKDKTMLLITHKTSLLELVDRLIVVDNGKILLDGPRDEILAKLGGK